The following coding sequences are from one Brienomyrus brachyistius isolate T26 chromosome 2, BBRACH_0.4, whole genome shotgun sequence window:
- the LOC125713021 gene encoding alpha-adducin-like isoform X1, protein MMDGSSGPAVVTAPPTSVPHFDRVVGSPERNLFHNLRQDFNMMEQRKRVSMILQSPAFCEELESLIQDQLNKGKDATNLLALQQMADFLTTSMPPVYPMIPRGGMATINMSLGMVIPVNDLRGSASVAYEKGEKLMRSKLAALYRLADLFGWSQLIYNHLTVRLSSEQDHFLVAPFGLLYSEVTASSLVKVDMHGEIVDRGSTNLGVNQAGFALHSAIYAARPDVKCIVHIHTAAGAAVSAMKFGLLPISPEALSLGEVAYHDYHGILVDKETTLAIQNSLGPKKKVLILRNHGLLSIGETVEEAFHYIHNLATACEIQVRTLTGAGGPDNLVTLDPEKYKAKRQSSESGDEEAEAEGDGPRWQVGEQQFEAFMRMLDNLGYRTGYPYRCPALCAKSKKNSSVDMPLALTGRSYSEINGPGTRSLPRIGGASRRLSAGSSDGGPGSRMWNNVTRGHVKPLLRSLSSGVCVPSCMTTCLWSKEEGARPPAVSNQFVPLNTDPKEVLEMRNKIREQNLQDIKTAGPQSQVLSGPLMDHSFGQRGTIWQDAPLSDCTDTLDGLNLSEHVRVPTRADRKGELVTASKAIIEKEYQPRVIINKTGPNPFNRLTDKELEEYCKEVQRKQKCPEGQSQEMEEDSERRSLSSSPIREDKASEDGEEVKD, encoded by the exons ATGATGGATGGCAGCTCAGGCCCTGCGGTGGTCACTGCACCCCCGACCTCTGTCCCCCACTTCGACCGCGTGGTGGGCAGTCCGGAGAGGAACCTGTTCCACAACCTCCGGCAGGACTTCAACATGATGGAGCAGAGAAAGAGGGTTTCCATGATCCTGCAGAGCCCG GCCTTCTGTGAAGAGCTGGAGTCACTGATTCAGGATCAGCTGAACAAGGGGAAGGATGCCACCAACCTGCTGGCCTTGCAGCAAATGGCAGATTTCTTGACCACCAGCATGCCACCTGTGTACCCTATGATCCCCCGGGGGGGCATGGCCACAATCAACATGA GCCTGGGGATGGTTATTCCCGTGAACGACCTCCGTGGCTCTGCCTCTGTGGCCTATGAGAAGGGTGAGAAGCTCATGCGCTCCAAGCTGGCCGCCCTGTACCGACTGGCAGATCTCTTCGGCTGGTCCCAGCTCATCTATAACCACCTGACT GTGCGGCTCAGTTCTGAGCAGGATCATTTCCTGGTTGCCCCTTTTGGACTCCTGTACAGTGAGGTCACAGCCTCCAGCCTG GTGAAAGTTGACATGCATGGTGAGATTGTAGACAGAGGGAGTACCAACCTCGGCGTGAACCAAGCTGGATTCGCCCTTCACTCGGCCATCTATGCAGCCCGGCCCGATGTCAAGTGCATTGTCCATATCCACACAGCAGCTGGCGCCGCG GTATCGGCCATGAAGTTTGGCCTACTCCCCATCTCACCTGAGGCCCTCTCCCTGGGTGAGGTGGCTTATCATGACTATCATGGCATCCTGGTGGACAAGGAGACGACCCTGGCTATACAGAACAGCTTAGGCCCCAAGAAAAAA GTGCTCATACTGCGGAATCATGGCCTGCTGTCGATTGGGGAGACTGTGGAGGAAGCCTTTCACTACATTCACAACCTCGCCACTGCTTGTGAGATTCAG GTTCGTACCTTGACCGGTGCTGGGGGGCCGGATAACCTGGTCACACTGGACCCAGAGAAGTACAAAGCCAAACGGCAGAGTTCAGAGTCTGGCGATGAGGAAGCGGAGGCCGAGGGCGACGGGCCGCGCTGGCAGGTCGGGGAGCAGCAGTTTGAGGCTTTCATGAGAATGCTGGACAACTTG GGGTACAGAACAGGATATCCGTATCGCTGTCCAGCCCTGTGCGCCAAGAGTAAGAAGAACAGCAGCGTCGACATGCCCCTGGCCCTCACCGGTCGCTCCTACAGTGAGATCAACGGCCCCGGTACCCGCTCCCTGCCCAGAATCGGCGGGGCGTCGCGGCGGCTCAGCGCAGGCTCCTCTGATGGTGGCCCCGGGTCCCGGATGTGGAACAACGTCACACGCGGCCATGTGAAGCCCTTGCTCAGGTCTCTCTCATCTGGAGTCTGCGTGCCCAGCTGCATGACCACCTGCCTG TGGTCAAAGGAGGAGGGTGCCCGGCCACCTGCTGTGTCCAATCAGTTTGTCCCCCTGAATACAGACCCGAAGGAGGTGCTGGAGATGAGGAACAAG atcCGTGAGCAAAACCTACAAGACATCAAAACGGCTGGGCCCCAGTCCCAGGTCCTCTCTGGGCCCTTGATGGACCACAGCTTTGGGCAG AGAGGTACCATTTGGCAG GACGCCCCCCTGTCAGACTGTACGGACACGCTCGATGGGCTCAATCTGTCAGAGCACGTCCGCGTCCCCACTAGGGCTGATAGAAAG GGGGAGCTAGTGACTGCCTCCAAAGCCATCATTGAGAAGGAGTACCAGCCAAGAGTCATAATCAACAAGACCGGACCGAATCCCTtcaacagactgacagacaaggAGCTAGAGGAGTACTGTAAAGAAGTTCAGCGCAAGCAGAAATGCCCGGAAG GCCAATCGCAGGAGATGGAGGAAGACTCAGAACGCAGGAGCCTGAGCTCTTCACCAATCAGAGAAGACAAAG CGTCAGAGGATGGGGAGGAAGTAAAGGATTAG
- the LOC125713021 gene encoding alpha-adducin-like isoform X2, whose protein sequence is MMDGSSGPAVVTAPPTSVPHFDRVVGSPERNLFHNLRQDFNMMEQRKRVSMILQSPAFCEELESLIQDQLNKGKDATNLLALQQMADFLTTSMPPVYPMIPRGGMATINMSLGMVIPVNDLRGSASVAYEKGEKLMRSKLAALYRLADLFGWSQLIYNHLTVRLSSEQDHFLVAPFGLLYSEVTASSLVKVDMHGEIVDRGSTNLGVNQAGFALHSAIYAARPDVKCIVHIHTAAGAAVSAMKFGLLPISPEALSLGEVAYHDYHGILVDKETTLAIQNSLGPKKKVLILRNHGLLSIGETVEEAFHYIHNLATACEIQVRTLTGAGGPDNLVTLDPEKYKAKRQSSESGDEEAEAEGDGPRWQVGEQQFEAFMRMLDNLGYRTGYPYRCPALCAKSKKNSSVDMPLALTGRSYSEINGPGTRSLPRIGGASRRLSAGSSDGGPGSRMWNNVTRGHVKPLLRSLSSGVCVPSCMTTCLWSKEEGARPPAVSNQFVPLNTDPKEVLEMRNKIREQNLQDIKTAGPQSQVLSGPLMDHSFGQGELVTASKAIIEKEYQPRVIINKTGPNPFNRLTDKELEEYCKEVQRKQKCPEGQSQEMEEDSERRSLSSSPIREDKASEDGEEVKD, encoded by the exons ATGATGGATGGCAGCTCAGGCCCTGCGGTGGTCACTGCACCCCCGACCTCTGTCCCCCACTTCGACCGCGTGGTGGGCAGTCCGGAGAGGAACCTGTTCCACAACCTCCGGCAGGACTTCAACATGATGGAGCAGAGAAAGAGGGTTTCCATGATCCTGCAGAGCCCG GCCTTCTGTGAAGAGCTGGAGTCACTGATTCAGGATCAGCTGAACAAGGGGAAGGATGCCACCAACCTGCTGGCCTTGCAGCAAATGGCAGATTTCTTGACCACCAGCATGCCACCTGTGTACCCTATGATCCCCCGGGGGGGCATGGCCACAATCAACATGA GCCTGGGGATGGTTATTCCCGTGAACGACCTCCGTGGCTCTGCCTCTGTGGCCTATGAGAAGGGTGAGAAGCTCATGCGCTCCAAGCTGGCCGCCCTGTACCGACTGGCAGATCTCTTCGGCTGGTCCCAGCTCATCTATAACCACCTGACT GTGCGGCTCAGTTCTGAGCAGGATCATTTCCTGGTTGCCCCTTTTGGACTCCTGTACAGTGAGGTCACAGCCTCCAGCCTG GTGAAAGTTGACATGCATGGTGAGATTGTAGACAGAGGGAGTACCAACCTCGGCGTGAACCAAGCTGGATTCGCCCTTCACTCGGCCATCTATGCAGCCCGGCCCGATGTCAAGTGCATTGTCCATATCCACACAGCAGCTGGCGCCGCG GTATCGGCCATGAAGTTTGGCCTACTCCCCATCTCACCTGAGGCCCTCTCCCTGGGTGAGGTGGCTTATCATGACTATCATGGCATCCTGGTGGACAAGGAGACGACCCTGGCTATACAGAACAGCTTAGGCCCCAAGAAAAAA GTGCTCATACTGCGGAATCATGGCCTGCTGTCGATTGGGGAGACTGTGGAGGAAGCCTTTCACTACATTCACAACCTCGCCACTGCTTGTGAGATTCAG GTTCGTACCTTGACCGGTGCTGGGGGGCCGGATAACCTGGTCACACTGGACCCAGAGAAGTACAAAGCCAAACGGCAGAGTTCAGAGTCTGGCGATGAGGAAGCGGAGGCCGAGGGCGACGGGCCGCGCTGGCAGGTCGGGGAGCAGCAGTTTGAGGCTTTCATGAGAATGCTGGACAACTTG GGGTACAGAACAGGATATCCGTATCGCTGTCCAGCCCTGTGCGCCAAGAGTAAGAAGAACAGCAGCGTCGACATGCCCCTGGCCCTCACCGGTCGCTCCTACAGTGAGATCAACGGCCCCGGTACCCGCTCCCTGCCCAGAATCGGCGGGGCGTCGCGGCGGCTCAGCGCAGGCTCCTCTGATGGTGGCCCCGGGTCCCGGATGTGGAACAACGTCACACGCGGCCATGTGAAGCCCTTGCTCAGGTCTCTCTCATCTGGAGTCTGCGTGCCCAGCTGCATGACCACCTGCCTG TGGTCAAAGGAGGAGGGTGCCCGGCCACCTGCTGTGTCCAATCAGTTTGTCCCCCTGAATACAGACCCGAAGGAGGTGCTGGAGATGAGGAACAAG atcCGTGAGCAAAACCTACAAGACATCAAAACGGCTGGGCCCCAGTCCCAGGTCCTCTCTGGGCCCTTGATGGACCACAGCTTTGGGCAG GGGGAGCTAGTGACTGCCTCCAAAGCCATCATTGAGAAGGAGTACCAGCCAAGAGTCATAATCAACAAGACCGGACCGAATCCCTtcaacagactgacagacaaggAGCTAGAGGAGTACTGTAAAGAAGTTCAGCGCAAGCAGAAATGCCCGGAAG GCCAATCGCAGGAGATGGAGGAAGACTCAGAACGCAGGAGCCTGAGCTCTTCACCAATCAGAGAAGACAAAG CGTCAGAGGATGGGGAGGAAGTAAAGGATTAG
- the LOC125713021 gene encoding alpha-adducin-like isoform X3, whose translation MVIPVNDLRGSASVAYEKGEKLMRSKLAALYRLADLFGWSQLIYNHLTVRLSSEQDHFLVAPFGLLYSEVTASSLVKVDMHGEIVDRGSTNLGVNQAGFALHSAIYAARPDVKCIVHIHTAAGAAVSAMKFGLLPISPEALSLGEVAYHDYHGILVDKETTLAIQNSLGPKKKVLILRNHGLLSIGETVEEAFHYIHNLATACEIQVRTLTGAGGPDNLVTLDPEKYKAKRQSSESGDEEAEAEGDGPRWQVGEQQFEAFMRMLDNLGYRTGYPYRCPALCAKSKKNSSVDMPLALTGRSYSEINGPGTRSLPRIGGASRRLSAGSSDGGPGSRMWNNVTRGHVKPLLRSLSSGVCVPSCMTTCLWSKEEGARPPAVSNQFVPLNTDPKEVLEMRNKIREQNLQDIKTAGPQSQVLSGPLMDHSFGQRGTIWQDAPLSDCTDTLDGLNLSEHVRVPTRADRKGELVTASKAIIEKEYQPRVIINKTGPNPFNRLTDKELEEYCKEVQRKQKCPEGQSQEMEEDSERRSLSSSPIREDKASEDGEEVKD comes from the exons ATGGTTATTCCCGTGAACGACCTCCGTGGCTCTGCCTCTGTGGCCTATGAGAAGGGTGAGAAGCTCATGCGCTCCAAGCTGGCCGCCCTGTACCGACTGGCAGATCTCTTCGGCTGGTCCCAGCTCATCTATAACCACCTGACT GTGCGGCTCAGTTCTGAGCAGGATCATTTCCTGGTTGCCCCTTTTGGACTCCTGTACAGTGAGGTCACAGCCTCCAGCCTG GTGAAAGTTGACATGCATGGTGAGATTGTAGACAGAGGGAGTACCAACCTCGGCGTGAACCAAGCTGGATTCGCCCTTCACTCGGCCATCTATGCAGCCCGGCCCGATGTCAAGTGCATTGTCCATATCCACACAGCAGCTGGCGCCGCG GTATCGGCCATGAAGTTTGGCCTACTCCCCATCTCACCTGAGGCCCTCTCCCTGGGTGAGGTGGCTTATCATGACTATCATGGCATCCTGGTGGACAAGGAGACGACCCTGGCTATACAGAACAGCTTAGGCCCCAAGAAAAAA GTGCTCATACTGCGGAATCATGGCCTGCTGTCGATTGGGGAGACTGTGGAGGAAGCCTTTCACTACATTCACAACCTCGCCACTGCTTGTGAGATTCAG GTTCGTACCTTGACCGGTGCTGGGGGGCCGGATAACCTGGTCACACTGGACCCAGAGAAGTACAAAGCCAAACGGCAGAGTTCAGAGTCTGGCGATGAGGAAGCGGAGGCCGAGGGCGACGGGCCGCGCTGGCAGGTCGGGGAGCAGCAGTTTGAGGCTTTCATGAGAATGCTGGACAACTTG GGGTACAGAACAGGATATCCGTATCGCTGTCCAGCCCTGTGCGCCAAGAGTAAGAAGAACAGCAGCGTCGACATGCCCCTGGCCCTCACCGGTCGCTCCTACAGTGAGATCAACGGCCCCGGTACCCGCTCCCTGCCCAGAATCGGCGGGGCGTCGCGGCGGCTCAGCGCAGGCTCCTCTGATGGTGGCCCCGGGTCCCGGATGTGGAACAACGTCACACGCGGCCATGTGAAGCCCTTGCTCAGGTCTCTCTCATCTGGAGTCTGCGTGCCCAGCTGCATGACCACCTGCCTG TGGTCAAAGGAGGAGGGTGCCCGGCCACCTGCTGTGTCCAATCAGTTTGTCCCCCTGAATACAGACCCGAAGGAGGTGCTGGAGATGAGGAACAAG atcCGTGAGCAAAACCTACAAGACATCAAAACGGCTGGGCCCCAGTCCCAGGTCCTCTCTGGGCCCTTGATGGACCACAGCTTTGGGCAG AGAGGTACCATTTGGCAG GACGCCCCCCTGTCAGACTGTACGGACACGCTCGATGGGCTCAATCTGTCAGAGCACGTCCGCGTCCCCACTAGGGCTGATAGAAAG GGGGAGCTAGTGACTGCCTCCAAAGCCATCATTGAGAAGGAGTACCAGCCAAGAGTCATAATCAACAAGACCGGACCGAATCCCTtcaacagactgacagacaaggAGCTAGAGGAGTACTGTAAAGAAGTTCAGCGCAAGCAGAAATGCCCGGAAG GCCAATCGCAGGAGATGGAGGAAGACTCAGAACGCAGGAGCCTGAGCTCTTCACCAATCAGAGAAGACAAAG CGTCAGAGGATGGGGAGGAAGTAAAGGATTAG